A segment of the Streptomyces sp. L2 genome:
GGCGTCTTCGCCGGAGTGTCCGCGGCCGGCGGCGCCATCGGCCTGCTCGCCGGCGGCATCCTCGTGGAGTGGCTGGACTGGCGCTGGGTGTTCTTCGTGAACGTGCCGATCGGCGTCCTCATCGCCCTGGCCACGCCCCGCTGGATCAAGGAGTCCGAACGCCACCCCGGCCACTTCGACCTCACCGGCGCGCTCACCTCCACGGCCGGCATGGTGCTGCTGGTGTACGGCTTCATCCGGGCCGCCCAGCAGGGCTGGCGGGACGCCTTCACGCTGGCCTCGTTCGGCGTGGCCGTCGTCCTCCTCGCCGCGTTCGTGCTGATCGAACGGCGCTCGCGGCAGCCGATCACGCCGCTGCACATGTTCGCCGACCGCAACCGGGCCGGCACCTACGGCATGATGCTGAGCCTCGCCGCGGCCATGTTCGGGATGTTCTTCTTCCTCACCCTGTTCGTGCAGGATGTGCTGAACTTCAGCCCGCTCGCCGCCGGCTTCGCGTTCCTGCCGGTCAGCCTGGTGATCGCGGTCGGGGCCGCGCTGGCGTCCCGGTTCCTGCCCACGTTCGGGCCCAAGCCGTTCATGGTGACGGGCGCGGTCCTGGCGGCCGGCGGACTGGCCTGGCTGACGCTCACCGACGTGCACTCCACGTACGCGGGCAGCATCCTCGGGCCGATGCTCGTCTTCGGGCTCGGCATGGGCATGGAGTTCGTCTCGCTCACCCTGACCGCCCTGTCCAACGTCCCCGTGCACGAGTCCGGCGCCGCCTCCGGGATGCTCAACGCCACCCAGCAGGTCGGCGGTTCGCTGGGCCTGTCCATCCTGGTCACCGTCTTCGGCACGGCCAGCGGCGACGAGGCGGCCCGGCAGATCCCGGCGTTCCTGTCCGGGGCGAGCCCGGCCGAACGCCTCCGCTTCCGGCGCACCGGACAGCTTCCGCCGCCCTGGTCCGACCACGTCCTCACCGCCGGCGTCTCGGCTGCCTTCGTCCTCGCGGCGGTGCTCGCCGCGATCGCCGCCATGATCGCCCTCCTCGTCATCCAGGTCCGCGCGGCCGACCTGGAACGCCTCCAGGGCAACGGTTCCGGCCACGGCACCGGCTGACGCCCCCCGCTGCGGCCCGGCGTGTCGAACGCCCGGACGGGGGCACTGGGAGACGATGGGCGGTACGGGCTCGGGGCCGGACCGGACGAACAGGGGCGGCATGGAACAGCACGTGGCACCCAGGGGAGCGGACGAGGCGGCCCTGGCGCGCGACCCGGAGCCCGGCGGAGCGGACAGGGCGGCCCGGGCGGGCGACCCCGGTCCCGGCGGAGCGGACGAGATGACCCGGTCGGGCGGTCCCGGCCCCGGCGAGCCGAAGCAAGCGGACGCCGGTGACGTGCGCCGGCGGATCCCGCGTACCGACGTGCTGCTGCGCGACCCGCGTCTGGCCGAGGCGGCCGCCCGGCTCGGCCCCGCCGCCGTCAAGGCCGCCATCCGGCAGGCACAGGAGCGGGCGCGCCAGGGCACCGTCCCGCCCGAGCGGGTTCCCGAGACCGCTGTCGCCCTGCTGCCGGACACCGCCGGCGGCCTGCGCCCGGTGATCAACGCCACCGGCGTGCTGCTGCACACCAACCTCGGCCGCGCCCCCCTCTCGGCGGCGGCCCGGCAGGCCGTCGCCGAGGCGGCCGGACCCACCGACGTCGAACTCGACCTGGCCACCGGCGTACGGGCCCGCCGCGGCCGCTCCGCCCTCGCCGCGCTCCAGGACCGCGTACCGGACGCCGGTGCCGTGCACGTCGTCAACAACGGCGCCGCCGCGCTGGTCCTGGCCGCCACCGCGCTCGCGGCCGGCCGGGAGATCGTGATCAGCCGGGGCGAGATGGTGGAGATCGGCGACGGCTTCCGGCTGCCGGACCTGCTGGTGTCCACCGGGGCGAGGCTCCGCGAGGTCGGCACCACCAACCGGACCACCGCCGCCGACTACGCCACCGCCATCGGCCCGGACACCGGCTTCGTGCTGAAGGTGCACCCCTCCAACTTCCGCGTCACCGGCTTCACCCGGGCCGCCGGCGTGAGCGAACTGGCCGCGCTGGGCGCCCCCGTGGTCGTCGACATCGGCTCCGGACTCCTAGCCCCCCACCCGGTGCTCCCCGGGGAACCCGACGCCGGCACCGCGCTGCGCGCCGGGGCCGCCCTGGTCACCGCCAGCGGCGACAAACTGCTCGGCGGCCCCCAGTGCG
Coding sequences within it:
- a CDS encoding MFS transporter, with the protein product MSSSSRPTAAPRTSATGKSGGGGNAMALLVIASCQLMVVLDITIVNIALPHIQSALDFSTTSLSWVLNAYTLTFGGLLLLGGRAGDILGRRRVFLFGVLLFVLASLLGGLSQNPGELLAARAVQGVGGAIASPTSLALISTTFREGPERNRAFGVFAGVSAAGGAIGLLAGGILVEWLDWRWVFFVNVPIGVLIALATPRWIKESERHPGHFDLTGALTSTAGMVLLVYGFIRAAQQGWRDAFTLASFGVAVVLLAAFVLIERRSRQPITPLHMFADRNRAGTYGMMLSLAAAMFGMFFFLTLFVQDVLNFSPLAAGFAFLPVSLVIAVGAALASRFLPTFGPKPFMVTGAVLAAGGLAWLTLTDVHSTYAGSILGPMLVFGLGMGMEFVSLTLTALSNVPVHESGAASGMLNATQQVGGSLGLSILVTVFGTASGDEAARQIPAFLSGASPAERLRFRRTGQLPPPWSDHVLTAGVSAAFVLAAVLAAIAAMIALLVIQVRAADLERLQGNGSGHGTG
- the selA gene encoding L-seryl-tRNA(Sec) selenium transferase; translated protein: MTRSGGPGPGEPKQADAGDVRRRIPRTDVLLRDPRLAEAAARLGPAAVKAAIRQAQERARQGTVPPERVPETAVALLPDTAGGLRPVINATGVLLHTNLGRAPLSAAARQAVAEAAGPTDVELDLATGVRARRGRSALAALQDRVPDAGAVHVVNNGAAALVLAATALAAGREIVISRGEMVEIGDGFRLPDLLVSTGARLREVGTTNRTTAADYATAIGPDTGFVLKVHPSNFRVTGFTRAAGVSELAALGAPVVVDIGSGLLAPHPVLPGEPDAGTALRAGAALVTASGDKLLGGPQCGLLLGRQDLVRTLARHPLARALRVDKLTLAALEATLTGPPTPTATGLTADPARLMTRAQALAAALAAEGTDARAVPSAATVGGGGAPGVALPSAALSLPEPYAGALRTGRTPVVGRLEGGRCLLDLRAVPEEDDDRLAEAVRSAARPAAEGRA